The following proteins are encoded in a genomic region of Marasmius oreades isolate 03SP1 chromosome 10, whole genome shotgun sequence:
- a CDS encoding uncharacterized protein (CAZy:GH5) — translation MAQPNRPLDNVSYDPLPLEHPPSPVPGASFNYSPHTHSLDLPGDDLGLPEGAAQPRFLGQALYQDGPSARNSYASSHQTFPSQSEYSSSVYALNDTRDPQSLSNYEGQYRDDPHEVAEDSGMSMSPIGRSRHLSEKRAAYSSPKSKRKIMIIAAIAALIIIILAVVIPVYFAIVKPNSTNSESSNSSGDSSHNGGKSGDGSKGSTGKVAAVTGGDGSQVTLEDGTTFKYSNSYGGSWYYDVNDPFNNGARAQSWTPALNETFDHNANRIRGVNLGGWFTIEPFIVPALFEKYQKSDPMAIDEWTLHTAMAADAQNGGLNQIEDHYKTFITEQDFAEIAAAGLNYVRIPIPYWLIETWPGEPFLAKVGWKYFVKALGWARKYGIRVNLDLHAVPGSQNGWNHSGRLGEINLLRGVMGYANAQRTLDYIRILAEFICQPQYRDVVTMFGILNEPRGIFMGEPTVFGFYAEGYRIVRQACGDGKGPWVSFHDAFFSRNDFKGYLANADRIALDSHPYIAFGGQTTEGWGTRTGAPCAWGKDVNQSMADFGMTIAGEFSNAINDCGLWVNGVGQGVRYDGTFTAEPSPRVGDCTQWTDWTRFDDATKTQIKQFAMASMDGLYNYFFWTWKIGNSSASGRVESPAWSYKLGYENGWMPKNSREADGFCQNTDPFTGTIQNGNGQVNLAQYPWPPASIMEGGPVANLPTYTASGAIPTLTGATLTVSGLQPTKSVDLGNGWANANDNAGAMTKVSGCNYPDPWVGIGGSVPTPWCAGQKKRKEEAFVLREPLSTPPPRS, via the exons ATGGCTCAACCAAACAGACCCTTAGATAATGTATCCTACGACCCGCTTCCCTTAGAACATCCACCTTCTCCTGTTCCAGGCGCTTCTTTCAATTACAGCCCACATACACACTCATTAGATCTTCCCGGAGATGATTTGGGGCTACCGGAGGGCGCTGCACAACCTCGTTTTCTTGGCCAGGCGTTATATCAAGATGGTCCAAGTGCCCGAAACTCCTATGCTTCATCACACCAAACGTTTCCTTCACAATCCGAATACTCCTCTTCTGTATACGCCTTGAACGATACTCGCGATCCTCAATCTCTTTCCAACTACGAAGGTCAATATCGAGACGATCCACACGAGGTCGCTGAGGATAGCGGAATGTCGATGTCCCCTATAGGCCGTAGTCGACATTTGTCGGAGAAGCGTGCGGCATACTCTTCGCCAAAGTCAAAACGCAAGATCATGATCATTGCGGCCATCGCCGCTCTCATTATTATCATTCTCGCCGTCGTTATACCCGTCTACTTCGCTATTGTCAAACCCAATAGCACAAACTCCGAGTCCAGCAACTCTTCCGGTGATTCATCTCATAATGGAGGGAAAAGTGGTGACGGTAGCAAAGGCAGCACAGGCAAGGTGGCTGCTGTTACTGGAGGAGATGGTAGTCAAGTCACGCTCGAGGATGGAACCACGTTCAAGTATTCTAACTCTTACGGTGGATCTTGGTATTACGACGTCAACGATCCTTTCAACAACGGTGCTAGAGCTCAGTCGTGGACACCCGCACTCAATGAAACCTTCGATCATAATGCCAACAGAATTAGGGG TGTCAACCTTGGTGGTTGGTTCACAATAGAGCCT TTCAT CGTTCCCGCTCTATTCGAAAAGTACCAGAAATCCGATCCCATGGCTATCGATGAATGGACACTCCACACCGCTATGGCAGCTGATGCCCAGAACGGTGGGCTAAACCAAATCGAAGACCATTACAAAACGTTCATC ACCGAGCAAGATTTCGCTGAAATTGCCGCTGCTGGTCTGAACTACGTCCGTATTCCTATTCCCTACTGGCTTATCGAAACTTGGCCGGGTGAACCTTTCCTTGCAAAGGTTGGTTGGAAATATTTTGTGAAAGCCCTTGGCTGGGCCCGCAAATACGGGATCCGCGTCAACCTCGATCTCCACGCCGTTCCTGGCAGTCAGAATGGATGGAACCATTCAGGTAGATTAGGTGAAATTAACCTGCTTCGCGGAGTTATGGGCTATGCAAACGCCCAACGCACGCTCGACTACATCCGCATTCTCGCCGAGTTCATTTGCCAACCTCAGTATCGCGACGTCGTTACCATGTTCGGTATTCTCAACGAACCACGAGGAATATTCATGGGTGAACCAACAGTTTTTGGATT TTACGCGGAAGGGTACAGAATTGTTCGCCAAGCATGTGGCGATGGGAAAGGGCCATGGGTATCATTCCATGACGCTTTTTTCTCCCGAAACGACTTCAAAGGATACCTAGCCAATGCTGATCGAATTGCTCTCGACTCTCATCCTTACATCGCGTTCGGAGGACAAACTACCGAGGGTTGGGGAACACGTACTGGTGCTCCATGCGCTTGGGGTAAAGACGTCAACCAGTCTATGGCTGACTTTGGTATGACTATTGCAGGAGAGTTCAGTAATGCCATCAATGACTGTGGTTTATGGGTCAACGGTGTCGGACAAGGCGTTCGATACGATGGGACTTTTACCGCTGAACCCTCCCCTCGTGTTGGAGACTGTACGCAGTGGACGGATTGGACAAGGTTCGACGATGCTACCAAGACTCAAATCAAGCAGTTTGCCATGGCTAGTATGGATGGGCTTTAC AATTACTTCTTCTGGACATGGAAAATTGGTAATTCCTCTGCTTCCGGAAGAGTGGAATCCCCGGCTTGGTCGTACAAGCTCGGCTATGAAAACGGTTGGATGCCAAAGAACTCTCGCGAGGCTGATGGTTTCTGCCAGAACACCGACCCGTTCACCGGGACGATTCAAAACGGAAACGGTCAAGTCAACTTAGCACAATATCCATGGCCGCCTGCATCAATCATGGAAGGTGGCCCAGTGGCTAACCTACCCACGTACACAGCCAGTGGTGCTATTCCTACACTTACTGGTGCAACTCTAACCGTTTCTGGTTTGCAACCAACCAAGTCGGTTGATCTTGGTAATGGATGGGCGAATGCCAACGATAATGCTGGAGCAATGACCAAGGTTTCTGGGTGCAATTATCCGGACCCTTGGGTCGGTATTGGTGGGTCGGTACCTACGCCTTGGTGTGCTGGACAGAAGAAGCGAAAGGAAGAGGCATTTGTGCTCAGAGAGCCATTGTCCACCCCCCCTCCCCGTTCGTGA
- a CDS encoding uncharacterized protein (BUSCO:EOG09261DG0), producing the protein MPGDPETLVKQRIAQIEEICERRSALLREMYHLLKKRENVGTVLNFDSGEEGDLHVFLNKFQMKSDPPHNYFTSTPENELFSLAPAEVKTSSPASSPSSSIANVESALRSRSVSLKPSSQVVVSKESPRSPAIPPQAESDDELDLIGPSGPVSSYNSPPSTRSDPIEISSAPEVAQVLPIGGDREDDDAVEDMNHITRSVSPKVQPSFEAEETIHSVASFACPPPSPDQQQVEVPLALKDGESRSPSADAPEDKPEVSGGHDTPPQAQSHEDNMDVDHDERPPAPKESTPQSNDTHPDVEIFQEQPSAVDAKDRMIVDETIDTFPQPRERSPTPASPIAVAEPTIRPKLFMISVDSNPEPLIEYSQPSSVFVPIPSSSYRSWNSVQFPADSSVEKEQAPASTPSPGRVRFDVASASNYPLPPLKSLPIEFNPNKKGKHAKQRRKEREKAEKAGGQVNKEEWTPWGFNRWVITIKTNPLYKRVSKSTKCLMTRDWNVAMNELRLLRTAERVEYLKAKGRWSFRQPKKQRGVGGSTKTHWDYLLEEMKWMRTDFREERKWKMALAYNLSTAVLEWHAASSLEERVKQGICVLWKPPRRGTRSTDDAADAEMVYDSAENGHDNADAQPSPEKSVVDYGSDDDEDEDQDKDLQSVVDTLDAAAILEESLAMQENGQSDVGLKDLEPKREEIDDPHALEDTMVVDSIESSGAQQTIQKTESGSNNVSSGLKSTSNDPVLGSKSNTHSSEPANHQSKSHKRNLYAPIREQVAYSEIDKLFLDLDDFHISGTDPQDGQLSQLVLPTTDVSEIFPDMQPYGLLNVALPVIPEGKRKSDKKSEQDPNKRVDETERTKLLPASRFMHIKPTLISALEPAHHFKDGRWLSFDDAPIAVDYEGPPMRAFNEDFANKLFDNKPLPIQIVTPAIPSITNAQSPVKDKTKDKRSIDHLWTANDDALLKSLIEKYPNNWELIAGCYNATRKVVSTDTRTSRDCQERWRQLWEQEQGRQRLESDGTSPPGSSSTAMTTRGVKRLASTSVSSTIAPAGSEPKKRRRHLLIHETIRKSVKKRTESAQKANVKKPPVLHDTHIAYNKLPKYSPAELSRMKVESELRQTQEMQLRNRLNGQQVRPLTGQQLPQPVAVTGTAPANGVNRPAASAPVLPNQNVVPTMRSQQAQVPISQQQRATTPLIANQARMSPQQQHQHPLLQQVQQARPQQPQIQQQQQLALSQQQALAAALAQVQAQNAAAVAAAANGGGTSATPIINGTGSAAQNPHLPVAYSSVTSASRDATSSPAHTSPPPSRTSATPVSKMAPSERWESLGVDIICRT; encoded by the exons ATGCCTGGGGATCCAGAAACACTGGTCAAACAGCGTATTGCGCAAATAGA AGAAATCTGTGAACGACGAAGCGCGCTCCTTCGCGAAATGTATCATTTACTCAAGAAAAGAGAGAACGTGGGGACAGTCTTGAATTTCGACAGCGGGGAGGAAGGGGACCTTCACGTTTTCTTGAATAAATTTCAGATGAAGTCCGA CCCACCGCACAATTATTTCACCTCCACTCCGGAAAACGAGTTGTTCTCTTTGGCTCCAGCGGAAGTCAAAACTTCAAGTCCTGCCTCCTCACCCTCATCTTCCATCGCCAATGTTGAGTCTGCGCTGAGAAGCAGATCTGTCTCATTAAAGCCCTCTTCGCAAGTTGTAGTTAGCAAAGAGAGCCCAAGGTCCCCGGCTATTCCTCCTCAAGCTGAATCCGACGATGAACTTGATTTAATTGGCCCTTCAGGACCGGTTTCGTCATACAATAGTCCGCCCTCCACACGTTCCGATCCAATTGAAATTTCGAGTGCTCCAGAAGTGGCACAGGTGCTACCTATTGGTGGAGACCGCGAGGATGACGATGCTGTGGAAGATATGAATCATATTACACGAAGCGTTTCACCAAAAGTTCAGCCTAGCTTTGAGGCAGAGGAAACCATTCATAGTGTGGCATCGTTCGCCtgtcctcctccttcgccgGATCAGCAGCAGGTCGAGGTTCCGTTAGCGCTAAAAGATGGGGAATCACGTTCACCCTCAGCAGACGCACCAGAAGACAAACCAGAAGTCAGTGGCGGACACGATACGCCACCGCAAGCCCAGAGCCATGAGGATAATATGGATGTAGATCATGATGAAAGACCCCCTGCTCCCAAGGAAAGCACTCCTCAATCAAACGACACACACCCAGATGTGGAAATTTTTCAAGAGCAGCCTTCAGCAGTTGACGCTAAGGACAGGATGATCGTTGACGAAACCATAGACACTTTCCCCCAGCCGAGAGAGCGCTCTCCGACCCCTGCATCTCCAATCGCTGTAGCGGAGCCGACAATCAGACCGAAATTATTTATGATATCCGTCGATTCGAATCCAGAGCCACTTATTGAATATTCTCAACCTTCTTCCGTGTTCGTACCTattccctcttcctcttaccGTTCTTGGAATAGTGTCCAATTCCCGGCAGACTCTTCTGTCGAGAAGGAGCAAGCCCCTGCCTCGACACCTTCTCCTGGTCGGGTGAGGTTTGACGTCGCATCCGCATCCAACTACCCATTACCGCCTCTCAAGTCACTCCCTATCGAATTCAATCCAAATAAGAAGGGGAAGCATGCTAAACAGAGGAGAAAAGAGCgcgaaaaagccgaaaaagcTGGCGGTCAGGTGAACAAAGAAGAATGGACTCCTTGGGGCTTCAATCGTTGGGTCATCACCATCAAAACTAACCCTCTTTACAAGCGAGTTTCCAAGTCTACTAAATGTCTTATGACGCGTGATTGGAAT GTTGCCATGAATGAGCTTAGACTCTTACGCACCGCAGAGCGAGTAGAGTATCTAAAGGCCAAGGGACGCTGGAGTTTTAGGCAACCCAAGAAGCAGCGTGGCGTAGGCGGATCAACAAAGACTCACTGGGACTACCTCTTAGAAGAGATG AAATGGATGCGCACAGACTTTAGGGAGGAGCGTAAGTGGAAAATGGCATTGGCCTATAATCTGTCAACTGCTGTGTTAGAATGGCACGCAGCCAGCAGCCTGGAGGAAAGGGTCAAGCAGGGAATATGTGTTCTTTGGAAACCTCCGCGTCGAGGTACTCGATCAACGGATGATGCGGCTGATGCGGAAATGGTTTACGACTCTGCAGAGAACGGGCATGACAACGCAGATGCACAGCCTTCTCCTGAAAAGTCGGTTGTTGACTATGGTTcggatgacgatgaggatgaagatcaAGACAAGGATCTTCAGAGTGTTGTTGACACTCTCGATGCCGCTGCCATACTGGAGGAATCTCTCGCCATGCAAGAGAACGGGCAGTCCGATGTAGGTTTAAAGGATCTAGAACCGAAAAGGGAAGAAATCGACGATCCCCACGCATTAGAAGACACAATGGTCGTCGACTCAATCGAATCATCAGGCGCGCAACAGACAATCCAGAAAACTGAAAGCGGATCCAACAATGTTTCTTCTGGTCTCAAATCCACATCCAATGACCCCGTCCTCGGATCTAAATCCAATACACACTCTTCCGAACCCGCTAATCATCAGTCGAAATCGCACAAAAGGAATTTGTATGCACCTATACGGGAGCAGGTCGCGTATTCCGAGATTGACAAGCTCTTCTTGGATTTGGATGACTTTCATATCTCAGGTACCGACCCCCAGGATGGTCAGCTTTCTCAGCTGGTACTTCCAACGACCGATGTCTCAGAAATATTCCCAGATATGCAGCCTTATGGCCTGCTTAATGTCGCTCTGCCTGTCATACCTGAAGGAAAAAGGAAGTCAGACAAAAAATCCGAGCAGGACCCTAATAAAAGGGTTGACGAGACAGAAAGAACCAAACTCCTTCCGGCCTCGAGATTCATGCATATAAAACCGACTTTGATTAGTGCTCTAGAACCAGCACATCACTTCAAGGACGGGCGATGGCTCTCTTTCGACGATGCACCTATTGCTGTTGACTACGAAGGTCCTCCAATGCGGGCGTTCAACGAAGACTTTGCAAATA AACTTTTTGACAATAAGCCTCTTCCAATTCAAATTGTCACCCCCGCGATTCCGTCGATAACAAATGCACAGTCACCTGTCAAAGACAAGACTAAGGACAAACGATCTATTGACCATTTGTGGACTGCAAACGACGACGCCCTCTTGAAGTCTCTGATTGAAAAGTACCCTAATAACTGGGAACTGATCGCAGGGTGCTACAACGCTACCAGGAAGGTAGTTTCTACGGATACTCGTACCTCGCGCGACTGTCAAGAGCGATGGAGGCAGCTTTGGGAGCAGGAGCAGGGGCGACAACGACTGGAGTCTGATGGAACCTCGCCACCAGGATCATCTAGCACCGCCATGACAACACGCGGCGTGAAGCGATTAGCGAGTACCAGTGTGTCCAGCACCATTGCCCCTGCCGGTAGCGAGCCAAAGAAACGACGGAGGCACTTGTTGATTCATGAGACGATCCGTAAATCAGTCAAAAAGCGGACGGAGTCAGCCCAAAAAGCTAATG TGAAAAAGCCACCCGTCCTTCACGATACACACATTGCGTATAACAAGTTGCCGAAATATTCTCCAGCTGAATTGAGCAGGATGAAAGTTGAATCAGAGTTGAGACAAACTCAAGAGATGCAGCTAAGAAACCGGCTCAATGGGCAGCAAGTCCGTCCACTGACCGGACAG CAACTTCCCCAGCCTGTTGCCGTAACCGGAACCGCGCCTGCCAATGGAGTGAATCGACCTGCAGCGAGTGCTCCGGTCCTGCCTAATCAAAACGTTGTACCTACGATGAGATCTCAGCAAGCCCAAGTCCCTATATCCCAACAGCAACGTGCCACCACACCCCTCATCGCCAACCAAGCCCGCATGTCACCTCAGCAGCAACATCAACATCCACTCCTCCAGCAGGTTCAGCAAGCTCGACCACAGCAACCGCAAAttcaacaacagcaacagcttGCTCTTTCTCAACAGCAGGCACTTGCTGCAGCATTAGCACAAGTGCAAGCGCAGAATGCCGCTGCAGTAGCAGCAGCCGCCAACGGCGGAGGAACGTCTGCTACTCCGATTATCAACGGTACGGGCAGTGCAGCTCAAAATCCACATTTACCTGTTGCATACAGCAGTGTTACTTCTGCATCTCGAGATGCTACATCCTCACCTGCACAtacctctcctcctccctcacgTACTTCAGCCACACCTGT cagcaaaATGGCACCATCGGAGCGATGGGAATCTCTCGGGGTGGATATTATTTGCAGAACGTGA
- a CDS encoding uncharacterized protein (antiSMASH:Cluster_10.2): protein MKTLLRVIFHPLRSLNLWADEHRDDEGIDVLYALTVFFALGIWLVIQRERRMKNSAIPFRFRAPVEADPKWTSKKISHPNLESHLTEPDLLLVPPSQGRRYITSFDPSNGLHIATTLADNAAEIRAKIEKAVEAQKEWKHTDWTQRRRVIRSLQKWLVENQELCARVACRDTGKTLIDAALGEILTTCSKMEWLMEHGERVLRPEKRSRNTILTYKESHVHFEPLGVVAALVSWNYPLHNAWSPILAAIFAGNGIVLKCSENVVWSSGWFVNVIKDCLATCGHDPELVQLVCCWPEDADALTRSPLIKHITFIGSETVGRKVAIAATEHLTPVTLELGGKDPAIILPNTELDKWISMWMRGIFQNAGQNCIGIERLLVHASQFDKLFDMLKERIDKLRCGSVMSPSAEGYLSPVDVGAMISGERFEGLMALIREADEDGATCVGGGEYKHVYHDSGTYFKPALVGITNGITDGRPAITQHEVFAPVALVIPYENVDEAVEIANGTRYGLGASVFGPDQEQCVQVAKRLECGMVSVNDFAVFYLNQDLPFGGTKASGYGRFGGPEGLRGLTNSKVIVVDRWPSMIQTGIPKVLDYPIRSLSISLEFTTGLVRFLYAEGRRARLQGLMRLIQAVRK, encoded by the exons ATGAAAACGCTCCTACGTGTCATCTTTCATCCTCTAAGGTCACTAAATCTCTGGGCAGACGAACATCGAGATGACGAGGGAATTGACGTCCTCTACGCACTGACAGTGTTTTTCGCGCTTGGGATCTGGCTTGTCATTCAGCGGGAGAGAAGGATGAAAAATAGCGCTATCCCATTCAGATTCAGGGCACCGGTG GAAGCAGATCCTAAATGGACTTCAAAAAAGATTTCTCATCCCAACCTCGAGTCGCACCTCACTGAACCCGACTTGTTACTGGTTCCCCCTTCTCAAGGACGACGCTACATTACCAGCTTTGACCCGAGTAATGGGCTTCATATTGCGACAACCCTCGCAGATAATGCTGCTGAAATTAGGGCCAAAATTGAGAAAGCCGTAGAAGCACAAAAAGAATGGAAACATACGGATTGGACGCAACGTAGACGAGTCATCAGGAGCTTGCAAAAATGGTTGGTTGAAAACCAGGAGCTCTGCGCGCGCGTGGCTTGCCGGGATACTGGAAAGACGC TGATCGACGCGGCACTTGGAGAGATTCTTACCACCTGCTCGAAAATGGAATGGCTTATGGAACATGGAGAACGTGTTTTGCGACCAGAGAAGAGGTCGCGAAATACGATTTTGACCTACAAGGAATCTCATGTTCACTTCGAACCGTTGGGTGTCGTTGCTGCCCTTGTTTCCTGGAACTATC CTCTTCACAATGCATGGTCCCCAATCTTGGCCGCAATTTTTGCTGGCAATGGTATCGTCCTCAAATGTTCTGAAAATGTTGTTTGGTCGTCGGGATGGTTTGTCAACGTCATTAAAGACTGTCTTGCGACCTGTGGGCATGATCCTGAGCTAGTACAG CTCGTATGTTGCTGGCCTGAGGACGCAGATGCTCTGACAAGATCGCCTCTGATTAAACACATAACGTTTATTGGTTCTGAGACCGTAGGACGCAAG GTGGCCATCGCTGCCACTGAGCATCTCACGCCAGTTACATTGGAGCTTGGTGGAAAGGATCCTGCTATCATCCTGCCAAACACTGAACTTGACAAATGGATCAGCATGTGGATGCGTGGTATTTT TCAGAATGCCGGGCAGAATTGTATCGGTATTGAAAGACTCCTTGTCCACGCCTCGCAGTTTGATAAGCTGTTCGATATGCTCAAGGAACGGATTGACAAACTACGGTGTGGTTCGGTGATGTCTCCCTCGGCTGAAGGTTATCTTTCACCTGTAGATGTCGGTGCAATGATCTCAGGGGAACGGTTTGAGGGTCTCATGGCATTAATCAGAGAAGCAGACGAGGATGGCGCTACGTGTGTGGGTGGAGGCGAATACAAGCATGTCTATCACGATTCCGGAACCTACTTCAAGCCCGCACTGGTCGGCATAACGAACGGTATCACGGACGGACGTCCAGCTATCACACAACACGAAG TCTTCGCGCCTGTCGCTCTCGTCATCCCGTATGAGAACGTCGACGAAGCTGTTGAGATTGCCAACGGCACTCGTTACGGACTGGGCGCGAGCGTGTTTGGTCCTGACCAGGAGCAATGCGTGCAAGTCGCGAAACGACTGGAATGTGGAATGGTTTCTGTTAACGATTTCGCGGTTTTCTAT CTCAA CCAAGATTTACCCTTTGGTGGCACAAAGGCCAGCGGTTATGGTCGCTTTG GTGGTCCCGAAGGACTTCGTGGTCTTACGAACTCCAAGGTTATTGTTGTCGACAGATGGCCATCGATGATTCAAACTGGTATCCCCAAAGTGCTCGATTACCCTATTCGCTCGCTTTCGATAAGCCT CGAGTTTACGACCGGTCTTGTGCGTTTCTTGTATGCGGAAGGGCGGAGAGCTAGACTACAAGGCTTAATGAGGTTGATTCAAGCTGTCAGGAAATAG
- a CDS encoding uncharacterized protein (antiSMASH:Cluster_10.2), with translation MNWFTSLFSPGSSQRKGQAIISTHEAFSIPSASPILSSHPDSFNPDTPSISNYTYPPASPVSYGYLPTSSGSRSNTLLPMHHDQLHTPLSPSSSYPPLQTTWNRLRLWLSREYPELGDTLNYGILPQDLSQIELQFGFPLPAVVRESYLIVDGQEAESAAGCADGLFFGLNLLPLEEVLEQWRFWREVDEDPSTGANPQLRQHMQSLPPGWIRKEYSQRGWIPLIADKTGNYIGVDLNPAEDGVAGQVIVFGRDFDTKVVLYNGDGRTGWAKWLASFVDDLESGEGFEIGGGNDSGEDSEDELGYESYFYDGTGRGQGDGGGDATPGLRLAGEYKGWSVMEAWADRSVRKWYESGVISEKVDNEKVKAKVDIDALEINPAAAEVAIPVLADTDDVERKPSSSHLETKRSPSELPTISITKPPLPIPIELPTPREIGGLPSPPDSRHSSFDEDLEAGRRSAREHTPHTVQRSQAASSPSGQSSTSPEQARANANVAGQEDLLADAEPLTDPTPVIQASPLLSSHTDAQVMAEPELIEVGSLSVDEDKSQHDLDPDLTIRLVGGGGSSGILPEAETDTDAGPRMEETDTNEKAADADAESIVSAGSETGAGKEAKKHKKTKSGLAGLKKLGQLGRKKDSISA, from the exons atgaactGGTTTACTTCACTCTTTTCGCCGGGCTCGTCGCAGCGGAAGGGACAGGCGATAATCTCCACACACGAGGCCTTTTCTATCCCATCTGCCTCTCCaatactttcctctcatccCGATTCGTTCAACCCAGACACCCCAAGTATCTCAAATTATACATATCCGCCAGCGAGTCCTGTGTCATACGGCTATCTTCCTACTTC GTCAGGCTCACGTTCTAATACCCTCTTGCCAATGCATCATGACCAACTTCACACACCGCTCTCACCTTCTTCATCATATCCTCCTCTCCAAACAACATGGAATAGACTCCGGCTGTGGCTTAGTCGCGAATACCCCGAATTAGGGGATACTCTGAACTACGGTATTCTTCCTCAAGACCTGTCCCAGATAGAGTTGCAATTCGGTTTCCCTCTTCCTGCTGTAGTCAGAGAGTCTTATCTTATTGTTGATGGACAAGAAGCGGAGTCCGCAGCTGGCTGTGCAGACGGACTGTTTTTTGGtctcaatcttcttccattAGAAGAGGTATTGGAACAATGGAGATTTTGGAGAGAAGTCGACGAGGATCCCAGTACTGGAGCCAATCCTCAGTTACGGCAGCATATGCAGTCATTACCACCTGGTTGGATTCGTAAAGAGTATTCGCAACGGGGTTGGATACCGCTTATAGCGGATAAGACTGGCAACTATATTGGAGTGGACCTCAATCCGGCTGAAGATGGAGTAGCTGGCCAAGTAATCGTATTCGGACGCGATTTCGATACAAAAGTTGTTCTTTACAATGGTGACGGACGTACCGGTTGGGCCAAGTGGCTAGCCAGTTTCGTGGACGACTTGGAAAGCGGGGAAGGTTTTGAAATAGGTGGTGGGAATGACTCTGGTGAAGACAGCGAAGATGAACTCGGTTACGAGAGTTATTTCTACGATGGAACTGGTCGAGGGCAAGGCGACGGAGGTGGTGATGCAACACCCGGACTTCGCCTCGCGGGCGAGTACAAAGGCTGGAGCGTTATGGAGGCTTGGGCCGATCGTAGCGTGAGGAAATGGTATGAGAGCGGAGTTATCTCTGAGAAGGTCGACAATGAGAAAGTCAAG GCGAAAGTTGATATAGATGCCCTGGAAATCAACCCGGCTGCTGCAGAAGTAGCTATTCCAGTCTTGGCTGATACAGACGACGTTGAGAGAAAACCCTCGTCATCACATCTTGAGACCAAAAGGTCGCCCTCCGAGCTCCCTACCATTTCCATCACGAAACCTCCGTTGCCCATTCCCATTGAACTACCGACTCCACGGGAGATTGGCGGGCTGCCGTCACCTCCCGACTCCAGGCACTCTTCTTTCGACGAAGATCTGGAGGCTGGAAGAAGATCCGCGAGGGAACATACGCCTCATACTGTTCAACGGTCACAAGCCGCTTCGTCGCCGTCTGGTCAATCATCTACCTCACCTGAGCAAGCGCGAGCAAATGCAAATGTGGCAGGTCAAGAGGACTTACTTGCAGATGCTGAACCATTAACAGACCCCACTCCTGTCATTCAAGCTTCACCTCTCCTTTCGTCTCACACCGATGCCCAAGTCATGGCTGAACCTGAACTAATCGAAGTTGGATCTCTATCTGTCGACGAGGATAAGTCCCAGCACGATCTCGATCCTGATCTCACGATTCGGTTGGTGGGGGGAGGAGGGTCATCGGGCATTCTGCCGGAGGCAGAAACTGATACCGACGCCGGGCCAAGAATGGAAGAAACGGACACGAACGAAAAAGCTGCGGACGCTGATGCAGAGTCGATCGTATCAGCTGGTTCAGAGACGGGGGCAGGAAAAGAGGCTAAGAAACACAAGAAAACCAAAAGCGGACTTGCTGGTTTGAAGAAGTTAGGACAACTCGGACGCAAAAAAGATTCTATAAGTGCATGA
- a CDS encoding uncharacterized protein (antiSMASH:Cluster_10.2) produces the protein MSSNSIPPTPALEPEATDICIASPRDSPSLSSMSTIVVSTNWIPKSRHCTIPSTISRVKSFKPRQHLPSVVPWMATTTFSATSSI, from the exons ATGTCCAGTAACTCAATCCCTCCAACTCCCGCGCTAGAACCCGAAGCTACTGATATTTGCATAGCGTCCCCCAGGGATTCTCCTTCGCTATCGTCGATGTCGACTAT CGTGGTTTCTACCAACTGGATCCCAAAGTCAAGGCATTGCACGATTCCGTCTACTATT TCCAGGGTCAAATCATTCAAG CCGAGGCAACATCTACCCTCAGTGGTCCCGTGGATG GCAACAACTACGTTTTCCGCGACGAGTTCAATTTGA
- a CDS encoding uncharacterized protein (antiSMASH:Cluster_10.2) has product MFCSLFVTVGLALSVFGLAIEVEERAFEVTRTSNPATSTTSISVPTSTGPPNFNITSLGLNGSGCPPGSAYYILNSAFDPPIAADPFKFA; this is encoded by the exons ATGTTCTGTTCTCTCTTCGTGACCGTCGGTCTTGCGCTTTCTGTCTTTGGTTTAGCGATTGAGGTCGAGGAACGAGCCTTTGAGGTCACCAGAACGTCGAACCCGGCGACATCCACCACTTCGATTTCGGTCCCTACCAGCACTGGGCCACCTAACTTCAATAT AACCTCTCTCGGTCTCAACGGTTCAGGTTGCCCTCCAGG TTCTGCCTACTACATCTTAAACAGTGCGTTTGATCCCCCTATAGCAGCGGATCCTTTCAAATTCGCCTAG